The following coding sequences are from one Lolium rigidum isolate FL_2022 chromosome 6, APGP_CSIRO_Lrig_0.1, whole genome shotgun sequence window:
- the LOC124668219 gene encoding 11S globulin seed storage protein 2-like, which translates to MVQRTSNAEVMSMDLSPKMPAKAYGGEGGSYFDWSPADLPMLGAASIGAAKLHLAAGGLSLPSYSDSAKVAYVLQGAGACGLVLPEAAKEKVIPVKAGDALALPFGAVTWWFNAQDSSTELVVLFLGDTSKGHTPGKFTNFQLTGATGIFTGFSTEFVARAWDLDQDSAAKIVSTQPGSGIVKVAAGHKMPVPRAEDREGMVLNCFEAPLDVDIPGGGRVVVLNTANLPLVKEVGLGADLVRIDGHSMCSPGFSCDSAYQVTYIVRGSGRVQVVGIDGTRVLETRAEGGCLFIVPRFFVVSKIADDTGMEWFSIITTPNPIFSHLAGKTSVWKAISPAVLESAFNTTPEMEKLFRSKRLDSEIFFAPS; encoded by the exons ATGGTGCAGCGCACGAGCAACGCAGAGGTCATGTCCATGGACCTGTCGCCCAAGATGCCCGCCAAGGCCTACGGTGGCGAGGGCGGCTCCTACTTCGACTGGAGCCCGGCCGACCTCCCCATGCTCGGCGCGGCCTCCATCGGCGCCGCCAAGCTGCACCTGGCCGCCGGCGGCCTCTCCCTGCCCAGCTACTCCGACTCCGCCAAGGTCGCCTACGTGCTGCAGGGCGCCGGCGCCTGCGGCCTCGTCCTCCCGGAGGCCGCCAAGGAGAAGGTCATCCCCGTCAAGGCCGGTGACGCGCTCGCGCTCCCCTTCGGTGCCGTCACCTGGTGGTTCAACGCCCAGGACTCCAGCACGGAGCTCGTGGTGCTGTTCCTCGGCGACACCTCCAAGGGCCACACTCCCGGCAAGTTCACCAACTTCCAGCTCACCGGCGCCACCGGCATCTTCACCGGCTTCTCCACCGAGTTCGTCGCCCGCGCGTGGGACCTGGACCAGGACTCCGCCGCCAAGATCGTCTCCACGCAGCCTGGCTCCGGCATAGTCAAGGTCGCCGCCGGCCACAAGATGCCGGTGCCGCGCGCCGAGGACCGCGAGGGGATGGTGCTCAACTGCTTCGAGGCGCCCCTGGACGTGGACATCCCCGGCGGGGGCCGCGTCGTGGTGCTCAACACCGCCAACCTGCCGCTCGTCAAGGAGGTCGGGCTCGGCGCCGACCTGGTCAGGATCGACGGCCACTCCATGTGCTCGCCGGGCTTCTCCTGCGACTCCGCGTACCAGGTCACCTACATCGTGCGCGGCAGCGGCCGCGTGCAGGTGGTCGGCATCGACGGCACCCGCGTGCTCGAGACCCGCGCCGAGGGCGGCTGCCTCTTCATCGTGCCCAGGTTCTTCGTCGTCTCCAAGATCGCTGACGACACCGGCATGGAGTGgttctccatcatcaccacccCCAA CCCGATCTTTAGCCATTTGGCGGGGAAGACGTCCGTGTGGAAGGCGATatcgccggcggtgctggagtcGGCCTTCAACACCACGCCGGAGATGGAGAAGTTGTTCCGCTCCAAGAGGCTGGACTCCGAGATCTTCTTCGCTCCCAGCTAG